In one window of Brachyhypopomus gauderio isolate BG-103 chromosome 16, BGAUD_0.2, whole genome shotgun sequence DNA:
- the LOC143478028 gene encoding olfactory receptor 52K1-like, with protein MQTHTAGNISFTTFKFSGFYTLGEWRPLLFIPYFFMLLLSTVSNSTLIYLIISQKTLHTPMHVLIGLLAVLDLCFPIFIIPNMLLDFLFNWNSISLTGCLIQMFCIHYIGSFQSTLLLWMALDRFFAICRPLYYHKHMEVPNFLKFVIAPLIRNFSLVTAFVFLAAKLSFCGTNEINHCFCEHMALVQLACGDISINNLIGLTAAFLIPTVDCIFIAVSYVMIFASVMKSRKSNLKAINTCVTHIIVISVSLSCALIAFLSYRIRNEFSSGSRIFLSTLYILFPSCFNPIIYGVRTKEIREQFLKFMKNINILSQ; from the coding sequence ATGCAGACACATACTGCAGGAAATATTTCATTCACAACTTTCAAATTCAGTGGTTTCTATACTTTGGGGGAATGGAGGCCTCTTCTTTTCATTCCATATTTCTTTATGCTTTTATTATCTACCGTCTCAAACTCCACTCtcatatatttaattatatcTCAGAAAACATTGCACACTCCTATGCATGTACTAATAGGCCTACTGGCTGTGCTTGACTTGTGTTTTCCAATATTTATTATACCCAATATGCTACTCGACTTTCTTTTTAATTGGAACTCGATTTCTCTTACAGGCTGTTTAATACAAATGTTTTGCATTCATTATATTGGTTCATTTCAGTCTACTCTTCTGTTGTGGATGGCATTGGATCGGTTCTTTGCCATATGCAGACCTCTTTATTATCACAAACATATGGAAGTCCCCAATTTCCTTAAATTTGTCATTGCACCACTTATTAGAAATTTTTCTTTAGTTACGGCATTTGTCTTTTTGGCGGCAAAATTGTCTTTCTGTGGGACAAATGAAATAAATCACTGTTTTTGTGAACACATGGCATTGGTCCAGCTGGCATGTGGAGATATTTCTATTAACAACTTAATAGGACTTACAGCTGCTTTTCTGATACCAACTGTAGATTGTATTTTCATTGCAGTATCCTATGTAATGATATTTGCTTCAGTAATGAAATCTCGAAAGTCTAATTTAAAGGCTATTAATACTTGTGTTACACATATAATCGTCATCTCAGTTAGTTTGTCGTGTGCTTTAATTGCTTTTTTGTCATACAGAATAAGAAATGAGTTTTCTTCAGGAAGCCGAATTTTTCTTAGTACATTGTACATACTTTTTCCAAGCTGTTTTAATCCAATTATTTATGGAGTAAGGACAAAAGAAATAAGAGAACAGTTTCTAAAAttcatgaaaaatataaatattttatcaCAGTGA